The Equus caballus isolate H_3958 breed thoroughbred chromosome 13, TB-T2T, whole genome shotgun sequence genome includes a window with the following:
- the SOX8 gene encoding transcription factor SOX-8, whose amino-acid sequence MLDMSEARAQPPCSPSGTASSMSHVEDSDSDAPPSPAGSEGLGRAAGAGGGGRGEAAEAADERFPACIRDAVSQVLKGYDWSLVPMPVRGGGGGALKAKPHVKRPMNAFMVWAQAARRKLADQYPHLHNAELSKTLGKLWRLLSESEKRPFVEEAERLRVQHKKDHPDYKYQPRRRKSVKSQGDGDSGTELGHHPGGAVYKSDSGLGDTHHHSDHAGQTHGPPTPPTTPKTDLHHGGKQELKLEGRRLVDSGRQNIDFSNVDISELSSEVIGNMDTFDVHEFDQYLPLNGHSALPADQPTAASSYGGTSYSHSGIEASPVWAHKGAPSASASPTEAGPPRPHIKTEQLSPSHYGDQSHDSPGRADYSSYSAQASVTTAAPAAAASSFTSSQCDYTDLQAPSYYSPYPGYPASLYQHPYFHSSRRPYASPLLSGLSVPPAHSPPSNWDQPVYTTLTRP is encoded by the exons ATGCTGGACATGAGCGAGGCCCGCGCCCAGCCGCCCTGCAGCCCGTCTGGCACCGCCAGCTCCATGTCGCACGTGGAGGACTCGGACTCGGACGCGCCGCCGTCGCCCGCCGGCTCCGAGGGCCTTGGCCGCGCGGCAGGCGCGGGGGGCGGTGGCCGGGGCGAGGCGGCCGAAGCGGCGGACGAGCGCTTCCCGGCCTGCATCCGAGACGCCGTGTCGCAGGTGCTCAAAGGCTACGACTGGAGCCTGGTGCCCATGCCGgtgcgcggcggcggcggcggcgcgctcAAGGCCAAGCCGCACGTGAAGCGGCCCATGAACGCCTTCATGGTGTGGGCGCAGGCGGCGCGCCGCAAGCTGGCCGATCAGTACCCGCACCTGCACAACGCCGAGCTCAGCAAGACGCTGGGCAAGCTGTGGCG CTTGCTGAGCGAGAGCGAGAAGCGCCCCTTCGTGGAGGAGGCCGAGCGGCTGCGGGTCCAGCACAAGAAAGACCACCCGGATTACAAGTACCAGCCGCGCCGGAGGAAGAGCGTGAAGAGCCAGGGCGACGGGGACTCAGGCACTGAGCTGGGCCACCACCCCGGGGGAGCCGTGTACAAGAGCGACTCGGGCCTCGGCGACACGCACCACCACAGCGACCACGCAG GGCAGACCCACGGGCCGCCCACCCCGCCCACCACTCCCAAGACAGACCTGCACCACGGGGGCAAGCAGGAGCTGAAGCTGGAAGGCCGCCGCCTGGTGGACAGCGGGCGCCAGAACATCGACTTCAGCAACGTGGACATCTCGGAGCTGAGCAGCGAGGTCATCGGCAACATGGACACCTTCGATGTCCACGAGTTTGACCAGTACCTGCCCCTCAACGGCCACTCGGCCCTGCCCGCAGACCAGCCCACCGCTGCCAGCTCCTACGGGGGAACCTCCTACTCACACTCCGGCATCGAGGCGTCCCCCGTGTGGGCCCACAAGGGAGCCCCGTCAGCCTCGGCGTCGCCTACCGAGGCAGGCCCCCCGCGGCCGCACATCAAGACGGAGCAGCTGAGCCCCAGCCACTACGGTGACCAGTCACACGACTCCCCGGGCCGTGCCGACTACAGCTCCTACAGCGCCCAGGCCAGTGTCACCACAGCCGCCCCCGCCGCGGCCGCCAGCTCCTTCACCAGCTCGCAGTGCGACTACACTGACCTGCAGGCCCCCAGCTACTACAGCCCGTACCCCGGCTACCCGGCCAGCCTCTACCAGCACCCCTACTTCCACTCGTCCCGCCGGCCCTATGCCTCACCCCTGCTTAGCGGGCTCTCCGTGCCGCCTGCCCACAGCCCCCCTAGTAACTGGGATCAGCCCGTGTACACCACCCTGACCAGACCCTGA